One part of the Bacillus sp. FJAT-45350 genome encodes these proteins:
- the ispF gene encoding 2-C-methyl-D-erythritol 2,4-cyclodiphosphate synthase — protein sequence MIRIGQGFDVHQLVEDRPLIIGGIEIDYEKGLLGHSDADVLLHTIADACLGAIGEGDIGKHFPDTDPAFKDADSAKLLTHVWEIVKKKGYKLGNIDCTIIAQKPKMAPHIEPMRKRIAELLEASVEQVNVKATTTEKLGFTGRQEGIASQAVVLLEKL from the coding sequence ATGATAAGAATTGGACAAGGATTTGATGTTCACCAATTAGTGGAGGACAGGCCGTTAATAATAGGTGGGATTGAAATTGATTATGAGAAAGGGTTATTAGGACACTCTGATGCAGATGTATTACTACATACAATTGCAGATGCTTGTCTTGGTGCTATCGGTGAAGGTGATATAGGAAAGCACTTCCCCGATACGGACCCAGCATTTAAAGATGCTGATTCAGCCAAGCTTCTTACTCATGTATGGGAAATCGTAAAGAAGAAAGGGTATAAGCTAGGAAATATCGATTGTACAATTATTGCCCAAAAGCCGAAAATGGCTCCGCATATTGAGCCAATGAGAAAAAGAATTGCCGAGCTTTTAGAAGCATCTGTAGAACAAGTAAATGTAAAAGCAACAACGACAGAAAAGCTTGGCTTTACAGGCAGACAAGAAGGAATTGCGTCGCAAGCAGTGGTTCTTTTAGAAAAATTATAA